The sequence ACCGCCGCCGCCCAGCTTGAAGTCCAGCCAGACCGTGCCGGTCACGCCGTCGCCCGAGGACTCGGCGGCCTTGGCGTCCCCGGGGTCGCCGGGCACCTTGTTCGGGGCGATGCCGACCAGCGGGACCAGGACCGGGGAGCCCGCCTCCAGCGTGCCGGCGGCGGTGAACGAGCCCCCGCCGGACGCCTTGAGGCCGCTCTCGGTGGACGGCCGCGCCTTCGGATAGACCGACGACTCGGCGAACGTGTCGTGCACGCCCACCAGCACGGCGTTGGCCACGCCCTGGTCGGGGTCCGCCTCGTACACGAGCCGGAAGATGATGCCCGCGGCGAGCATGGAGATCGCCATCGGCATGAAGATGACGAGCTTGAACGCCGTGGACCAGCGCACCCGTTCGGTCAGCACGGCGAAGACCAGACCGAGCCCGGTGACCAGCGCAGGGGCGACCGCGACCCAGATCGCGGTGTTCTTGACCGCGGTGAAGGTGGCGTCGTCACTGAACAGGTCGCCGTAGTTCCCGAGGCCCACGAAGCCCGAACCGTCGGCGTCGTACAGACTGCGCCAGACCGAGTACCCGATGGGGTAGACCACGAGCGCGCCGAGCAGCACGATCGCCGGCAGCAGGAACAGACCCGCCACCCACCACCGCGTGCCGATCACACTCTTGCGTTTGCCGACGGGGGGCACCGGGTTCGCCGGGCCCCCCGCCGTCGCGACCTGCGACGACATCGGCGGCCGTCAGCCCTTGTAGGCCTTGGCGGCGGACGTCTCCAGCGCCTGCTGCGCGCCCGCCACGTCCGAGGGGGTCTTCAGGAAGTCCTGCAGCGCCTTCCACTCGCCCGTGCCCTCGGTACCGCCGAAGGCCGCCGGAGCCTGGTCGGACATGTCGAAGCGGAAGGAGTCGCCCGCCTTCAGCAGCGCCTTGCCGATGTCCCGCGCCACGTCGTCCTTGTACTTGTCCGCGTTCATCTCCTTGTTGGGGGAGATGAAGCCGCCCTGCGCCGCCCAGATCTCGGCCGCGTCGGTCGACGCCAGGAACGTCAGCAGGGCCTGCGAGCCCTTGTCGTCCTTCAGCGCCACCGCCACGTCACCGCCGCTGACCACCGGCGACCGGTCGCCGACCGCCGGGAACGGGAACACCTTGGCGTCCGTGCCGATCTCGGCCTTCGTGTCGGCGTTGATGTTCGCCGCGACGAAGTCGCCCTCGAAGACCATGCCCGCCGGGGTGTCACCGGAGAAGGTGTTCGTCACCGACTTCGGGAACTCGGTGCGCAGCGCGCCGGCGCTGCCGCCCGCGATCAGGTCGTTCTTGCCCCACAGCTGGGCCAGCGTGGTCAGGGCCTCCTTCACGGACGGATCCGTCCACTTGATCTCGTGCTTGGCCAGCTGGTCGTACTTCTCCGGCCCCGCCTGAGAGAGATAGACGTTCTCGAACCAGTCGGTGAGGGTCCAGCCGTCCTGCCCGCCGATGGAGACCGCGGGCGAACCCGCGTCCGACAGGGTCTGCGCGGTCTGCACGAACTCGTCCCAGGTCTTGGGCTCCGCGGTGATGCCCGCCGCCTCGAACGCCGCCGTGTTGTACCAGACCAGCGACTTGTTGGCGGCCTTCGCGTAGACGCCGTACTGCTTGCCCTCGTACGCGCCCAGGTCCTGCCAGCCCTTCGAGAAGTTCTTGTCGAGCTGCGCCTGCGCCTCGGTGCCCATGGGCTTGATCCAGCCCTTCTGGGCGAACTGGTGGAGCACACCGACCTGCGGGAGGAACGCCACGTTCGGCGGCTTGCCGCCCTCGATCTTCGTGCCCAGGAAGGTGGAGGTGTTGTTGCCGGTCGGTACGTAGGCGACCTCCGCGCCCGTCCGCTTCTCGAACTCGTCCAGGACCGCGGTGAAGTTGTCCTGCTCGGGCCCGGTCCACACGGCCGCCACCTCAAGCTTCTGGCCGTCGAGCTTGGGAAGTTGAACGCTGGAGGCGGCTCCGCTCCCGCTGTCGCCGCCGTCGTCCTTCTTGTCGTCGTCACCGCCGCATGCCGTGAGCGTGAGCGCCATCGCCCCCGCGACGACGGCAGCCGCGGCCCTCGCGGACCCGCTCCTCCTGTGCGACCTGCTGATACGAAGAGTGCTGCTGCGCATGGTGTGCCCCGTTCTCCGTCGAACGTCCGAGGTCCTGTCGTCACGTTCCCGTCGTCCGCCCGGTGGGAAGGGCGGGCCGGGCGGCAGGCGGGAATTGACGGCAGGGGCTGGCGCTGTCCCGTGCGCTCTTGGTCTACGCCCGTCCGCTCGGCGGCGGCAAGGGCGCCTGCGCTGTCAAGGCCGTGATCGTAACCGCGTCGTGACGTGGGGACTTGCGTCCGGCAGCGGCGCGTGTCGTCGGCTGCGGTCCACCGGGCGCTCACCGCGCAGTTCGCCGCGCCCCTTAAAAGCGGGGCTGCGCCCCAGGCCCGGTGGGGTGTGCTGTCGGGTCCGGGTGAGTGGGGGCTGGCCGCGCAGTTCCCCGCGCCCCTGAAGAGCGGGGCTGCGGCCTTGGGGTTTTCAGCCCGTCCGGCGTTTGAGGACGAGCGCGTTCAGCGCGATGCGGGGGCCTGGGGGTGGCAGCCCCCAGGGAAAGGGGTGGCAGCCCCCAGGGAAAGGGGTGGCTACAGGAGCGAGGGGACCTCCGCCGCCGAGACCGAGCGGGCCGCCCGCTCCAGGGCACTGGCCAGCAGGGCCAGATCCGTAGGGCCGTTGCCCAGTTCGCGTACGGGCCGCCGCGCCGGCGGATCCCCCATACGAGCCCACTCCAACGGCACGACCGTGGGCCGCAGCGTCGCCGTACGCGGAATGCGCCCCGTGACCCGCCCGCCCTGGAAGGGCACGGACCGTCCACCCGGCCCCACCCCGCCGAGCCTGCCCCGTCCCGGCGACGGCTCCTCCGCCCCGACCCCGGGCGCTTCGAGGACGACCCGGAGCCCGGCCCGCCGGGCCAGCTCCGTCTCGTCCGTACGGACACCGCCGCCGGTCGCCGCCACCAGATGCACCCCGAGCCGCTCACCGTCCCGGGCGACCCCTTCCAGGGCCCGCACGACGGAACCGGCGGCCGGCCGGCCGGGGGAGCCCAGCGCGGGGGAGAGCAGCGCGTCCAGATCGTCGACGATCATGACGAGCCGGGGCAGCGGAGGCCCCGCCTCCGGACGGGGCCGGGCCGCGGCGGGCCGCAGCCGCAGCGTCGAACTGGAGGACGTGTCGAGATCCCCGGCACCGGCCGCGGAACTCGCCGCCGACCCCGTGGCCTGCCTGCCCGACGCCCCCGCCGACCGCTGGGCGACGACCCGGGCCGACCCCTCCCGGCCGGCGTGCCACTCGGTGAAGTCGAGGCGCCCGAGCAGCTCGGCCCGCCGCTTCAGCTCGGCGGACAGGGACTGCGCGAACTCCCGCATCCGTACGGGATCGTGGGCGCCCAGATGCGTCGTGACATGGGGCAGGTCCGTGCAGACCTGGAGCCCGTCCCCGCGCGCCGCCGAGCCACCGGTGCCCGTGCCGTCCCGGCCGTCGACCAGCACGATGCCGAGCCGGTCGGGCCGCTCCGCGGCGGCGAGCGACGCGGCCACGGAACGCAGCAGCTCGGTGCGCCCGCTGCCCGCGGGGCCCTCGATCAGCAGGTGCGGGCCCTCGCCCACGAGGTCCACGCCGACGGGGCCGCGCGGCCCGGCGCCGAGCACGGCCGTGGCCCGGCCGCCGAACGCCTCCGTGTCGTCGGCCGCGTCCGCCCAACGGGTCATCAGGGACGCCGGGGTGGCCCTCGCCAGGCCCAGCTCGTCCAGCAGCCGCGCGGCCTGTGGCAGGGGTGCCGACACGCGGGTGTGCCGCTCACCGGCCCCGCCCTCCGCGCGCAGCGGCGCCAGGGCCCGGGCGAAGCGCTCGGCCCACGCCATGGAGACGGCGTCCACGGCGGCGACCGTGCCGTGGCCGACGGGACCGCCCGGCGTGCCCGAGGTGCCCGACCCGCCCGATGTGCCGTGCGCCGGTGCGCCGGCCGCCACGCGCAGCAGACGCAGGGCCGTCGCCACATCGCCGCTGAGCAGCGCGACGGCCCCGCACTCGCGGAACGCGGGCGACACCGCGCAGGCCGCCTCGTACGTGTCGATCACGGGCGAGGCGGGCGACGCGGCCGGTGTCTCGGCGAGACAGATGACATGGATCCCGACCTGGGGACCCTCGGCCGCGAGCCGTGACACGGCTTCCCGCACACCCGCCGACCCGGGGTCCCCGTCCACCACGACCACGGTGTGGGGGCCGGACCAGCCGGCCCGGGCGGGGTCGTCCGACCGCGCCCAGGAAGGCCGCCCGGACCTTCCTCGCGACTCGTCGGCCTGGGTGCCGCCGCGGGGGAGTCCCAGATGCGTGATGTTGGCGTCGCGGGCGAGGGGGTGGCCACCCGGGGTCCCCTGTGCCCCCGGGGAGGGCGCGGAGGCGTCGCGGTCGTACGCGCCGGGGGTGTCCCGGCCACCGCCCCGACCCGGTGCGTGGGCCCCGGCGGGGGTGTCTCCGCCGTCCCTGCCCCCCGCCGGGGTCCCCCGGCGGGGGGCGAAGGCTCCGCTGTCGTCCGGCGAGCCCGCGCCGGGGCGGGGCCCGTGGCCCCTCTCGGCGGCGCGTCCCGCCTCCGTCAGGTGGTCCTCCAGGCGGCGGATCAGCTCCTCCGTGCGCGCCGTCGCCTGCTCGCGGTCGTAGGCGAGGAGGAGACGGCAGTCCTGGCCGTGGGTGGGACGCAGGTGGGGCAGCCAGCCGAGCCACGACCACTCGGCGGTGCGCTCCTCCAGGGACCGCGAGCGGTCGGTGCTGAGGAGGGTGATCTCCAGTGAGTCGGGGGAGTGCAGCGCGGCGAGCTGGGCCACCACCGCGCGCGCGAGCCCCGACAGGCGCTCGCGAGGTCCGGCCAGACCCAGCGCCCCGACCTCCCGCAACCCGGCGGTCACCGGGACCGCGGACAGCAGCCCGGAGCCGTCGGGCGTGCTCCGGTCCACCGTGCCCAGCCGGACCGTGAGGGCCTCCGGGTGCCCCGGTCCGCGCTCCCACAGCCGCGGCCCCGGTCCGAGTGCCGACAGCAGCAGAGCGGCGGGATCCGGCCACCGCTCGGGCTCGGGCACACCCAGGGCGACGGGCTCGGCGAACGGGGCCTCGTAGGACTCGTACGGGTCGTACTCGGCCTCGTCGCCGTACTCGTCCTCGCTCCGGGCACCGGCCAGTCGGCGGGCCCAGGCGGAGAGGCCGCGCTTGCGTGTGCCGCGCGGCACGGGCGTCCCCCGCAGGGGAGTGCCCTTCCGCTTGCCCTCACCCGGCCCCTGGACGTCGGGGCCCTCCTCGAACGGATCCCCGGGGTCCGTGTGCTCGATCCGGGGTGCCGAGCCCTGCCCGGGCACCACGTGCGGCCCCGCCGGCAGG is a genomic window of Streptomyces sp. NBC_00414 containing:
- a CDS encoding FHA domain-containing protein, which codes for MQIRLTVVDPLGTRPDGRPASCDVLVTAPAGTALAAVASGLASAVGGEGPGVLYADAERLDAQRCTLGEPPLMDGAVLSLGSPAQPGPDVDPAAAQLRVVAGPDAGGVHLLHGGRIDIGRSADADVPLDDPDVSRLHCAVTVAADGHVSVADLGSTNGTMLDGRRVGERPVRFAPGALLRVGESALRLAPAGEPADIRETAPDGEGHVRVVTVTESSGRGRQSAASGRPGAGQEHAQRQGLGQGQGRDQGPGQEQGRDRRQEPEGGRQEPGAGRQDQGWNPATSGASGATGSGAGAASRDASGAGGARVPRARDGDSPGAARGSGDSEGSRSQVAPPSGETHHGYGTAGWGAAGGGVPKTQEHLPAGPHVVPGQGSAPRIEHTDPGDPFEEGPDVQGPGEGKRKGTPLRGTPVPRGTRKRGLSAWARRLAGARSEDEYGDEAEYDPYESYEAPFAEPVALGVPEPERWPDPAALLLSALGPGPRLWERGPGHPEALTVRLGTVDRSTPDGSGLLSAVPVTAGLREVGALGLAGPRERLSGLARAVVAQLAALHSPDSLEITLLSTDRSRSLEERTAEWSWLGWLPHLRPTHGQDCRLLLAYDREQATARTEELIRRLEDHLTEAGRAAERGHGPRPGAGSPDDSGAFAPRRGTPAGGRDGGDTPAGAHAPGRGGGRDTPGAYDRDASAPSPGAQGTPGGHPLARDANITHLGLPRGGTQADESRGRSGRPSWARSDDPARAGWSGPHTVVVVDGDPGSAGVREAVSRLAAEGPQVGIHVICLAETPAASPASPVIDTYEAACAVSPAFRECGAVALLSGDVATALRLLRVAAGAPAHGTSGGSGTSGTPGGPVGHGTVAAVDAVSMAWAERFARALAPLRAEGGAGERHTRVSAPLPQAARLLDELGLARATPASLMTRWADAADDTEAFGGRATAVLGAGPRGPVGVDLVGEGPHLLIEGPAGSGRTELLRSVAASLAAAERPDRLGIVLVDGRDGTGTGGSAARGDGLQVCTDLPHVTTHLGAHDPVRMREFAQSLSAELKRRAELLGRLDFTEWHAGREGSARVVAQRSAGASGRQATGSAASSAAGAGDLDTSSSSTLRLRPAAARPRPEAGPPLPRLVMIVDDLDALLSPALGSPGRPAAGSVVRALEGVARDGERLGVHLVAATGGGVRTDETELARRAGLRVVLEAPGVGAEEPSPGRGRLGGVGPGGRSVPFQGGRVTGRIPRTATLRPTVVPLEWARMGDPPARRPVRELGNGPTDLALLASALERAARSVSAAEVPSLL
- a CDS encoding carbohydrate ABC transporter permease, producing MSSQVATAGGPANPVPPVGKRKSVIGTRWWVAGLFLLPAIVLLGALVVYPIGYSVWRSLYDADGSGFVGLGNYGDLFSDDATFTAVKNTAIWVAVAPALVTGLGLVFAVLTERVRWSTAFKLVIFMPMAISMLAAGIIFRLVYEADPDQGVANAVLVGVHDTFAESSVYPKARPSTESGLKASGGGSFTAAGTLEAGSPVLVPLVGIAPNKVPGDPGDAKAAESSGDGVTGTVWLDFKLGGGGEKGAIDAGEKALPGMKVEAVEDGKVVASAKAGADGTFTLPASAEGAQLRLPSSNFAEPYNGVDWLGPSLVTPAIIGSYAWMWAGFAMVLIAAGLAGVDRNLLEAARVDGANEWQVFRRVTVPLLAPVLVVVLITLMINVMKIFDLVFIIAPQPSKDEANVLALQLVNASFGGGNNQGLGSAIGIVLLLLVMPVMIVNIRRLRKERRR
- a CDS encoding ABC transporter substrate-binding protein; the protein is MRSSTLRISRSHRRSGSARAAAAVVAGAMALTLTACGGDDDKKDDGGDSGSGAASSVQLPKLDGQKLEVAAVWTGPEQDNFTAVLDEFEKRTGAEVAYVPTGNNTSTFLGTKIEGGKPPNVAFLPQVGVLHQFAQKGWIKPMGTEAQAQLDKNFSKGWQDLGAYEGKQYGVYAKAANKSLVWYNTAAFEAAGITAEPKTWDEFVQTAQTLSDAGSPAVSIGGQDGWTLTDWFENVYLSQAGPEKYDQLAKHEIKWTDPSVKEALTTLAQLWGKNDLIAGGSAGALRTEFPKSVTNTFSGDTPAGMVFEGDFVAANINADTKAEIGTDAKVFPFPAVGDRSPVVSGGDVAVALKDDKGSQALLTFLASTDAAEIWAAQGGFISPNKEMNADKYKDDVARDIGKALLKAGDSFRFDMSDQAPAAFGGTEGTGEWKALQDFLKTPSDVAGAQQALETSAAKAYKG